The following proteins are encoded in a genomic region of Enterocloster clostridioformis:
- a CDS encoding phage integrase N-terminal SAM-like domain-containing protein: protein MYDDIFESIRYEAEKRNLRESTINLYCANVNYFLRCIGKTASELTLDDAESFLSAKRLEGRSPETHNHYRS from the coding sequence ATGTACGATGATATTTTTGAATCTATCCGCTATGAAGCGGAAAAACGGAACCTGCGGGAAAGTACCATAAACTTGTACTGTGCCAATGTCAATTACTTTCTCCGCTGTATTGGGAAAACCGCCTCTGAGCTTACACTTGACGATGCGGAAAGTTTCCTCTCTGCCAAACGTTTGGAAGGCAGGTCTCCCGAAACTCACAACCACTATCGGTCGTAA
- the tnpC gene encoding IS66 family transposase, with product MQDTAQEYQKQIKELEQQVRLLREQVDFLTRKLYGTKSEKTSALEIEGQMSLFNEMESCAEPDAHEPDLVEVEKYLRKRKCAGQREKLIKDIPRSKVLHTIDESEQICERCGGTMVKVGEEFVRTEVQFIPASLKVVDHYRETYECRACRKNGTPYMEKSPVPHPPVMHSLASASTIAWLVHQKFELGIPLYRQEKEWEAMGLSLSRATMSNWLLAVCRDWLSHVVSHLRRELLKQGYLHIDETHVQVLKEPGRKNTSDSYMWVYCSTRDSKRPVRYFEYQPGRGGKYPETFLKGYTGYIHTDAYSGYNGVKGVTRCLCYTHLRRAFVDALPKDIHGPEASKPAEAVIRLNKLFEIEKELDGLPPEQKKKERLDREKPLLEAFWSWAEISSAGELPKSKLHTAFQYALNNRQEFFNYLGDGNCSISNSLAENCIRPFVIGRKNWLFAGSPKGAAASAGIYTLVETAKANGLDAMKYIKYILADMPGSRFLENPEYLDDYLPWDPMVQERCR from the coding sequence ATGCAGGATACAGCGCAGGAGTACCAAAAGCAGATCAAAGAACTGGAACAGCAGGTCCGGCTCCTTAGGGAGCAGGTTGATTTCCTTACCCGTAAACTTTATGGAACAAAATCAGAGAAGACGTCTGCCCTTGAAATAGAGGGACAGATGTCTCTTTTTAATGAAATGGAATCCTGTGCTGAGCCGGATGCCCATGAGCCGGATCTGGTGGAGGTCGAAAAATATCTGCGTAAAAGGAAATGTGCCGGCCAGCGGGAAAAACTGATAAAAGACATTCCCCGCAGCAAAGTGCTCCACACGATCGATGAAAGTGAACAGATCTGTGAGAGATGCGGAGGTACCATGGTTAAAGTTGGTGAGGAGTTTGTGCGTACCGAGGTACAGTTCATCCCTGCCAGCCTCAAAGTGGTTGACCATTACCGGGAAACCTATGAATGCAGGGCATGCCGCAAAAACGGGACGCCTTATATGGAGAAATCCCCGGTGCCCCATCCTCCGGTCATGCACTCCCTTGCATCTGCTTCCACGATCGCATGGCTTGTCCATCAGAAGTTTGAACTGGGCATCCCCTTATACCGTCAGGAAAAGGAATGGGAAGCCATGGGGCTGTCTTTAAGCAGGGCAACGATGTCAAACTGGCTCCTGGCCGTCTGCCGGGACTGGCTTTCCCATGTGGTCTCCCATCTCAGACGGGAACTTCTAAAGCAGGGATATCTGCATATCGACGAGACCCATGTGCAGGTGCTGAAGGAACCAGGGAGGAAGAACACTTCGGATTCCTATATGTGGGTGTACTGCAGCACCAGGGACAGCAAACGGCCGGTCCGGTATTTTGAGTACCAGCCGGGGAGGGGTGGGAAATATCCGGAAACATTTTTAAAAGGCTATACCGGATATATCCATACGGATGCTTATTCCGGGTATAATGGGGTGAAAGGGGTTACGAGATGTCTGTGTTACACACATCTGCGCCGCGCTTTTGTGGACGCGCTGCCAAAAGACATCCATGGCCCGGAAGCCTCAAAACCTGCGGAAGCAGTCATTCGTCTGAATAAACTGTTTGAGATAGAAAAGGAACTGGACGGCCTTCCCCCGGAACAAAAGAAAAAAGAACGACTTGACCGCGAGAAGCCGCTTCTCGAGGCTTTCTGGTCGTGGGCAGAGATAAGCTCTGCCGGGGAATTGCCAAAGTCGAAGCTCCATACCGCTTTCCAGTATGCCCTGAACAACCGGCAGGAGTTCTTCAACTATCTTGGGGATGGAAACTGCTCCATCAGCAATTCCCTTGCGGAGAACTGTATCCGCCCCTTTGTGATCGGCCGGAAGAACTGGCTGTTTGCCGGAAGTCCGAAGGGTGCTGCCGCAAGTGCGGGAATCTACACCCTGGTAGAAACAGCCAAAGCCAACGGCCTGGATGCAATGAAATACATCAAGTATATCCTGGCAGATATGCCGGGGAGTAGATTTCTCGAAAATCCGGAATATCTGGATGACTATCTGCCATGGGATCCCATGGTACAGGAACGTTGCCGATAA
- the tnpB gene encoding IS66 family insertion sequence element accessory protein TnpB (TnpB, as the term is used for proteins encoded by IS66 family insertion elements, is considered an accessory protein, since TnpC, encoded by a neighboring gene, is a DDE family transposase.), whose translation MEKIYLRTGYTDMRKQLDGLVDIIQYSFQLDPYSNSLFLFCGKRADRIKAVHYEGDGFCLFYKRYENGRLQWPRTGEEARQISHQQLRWLLEGLNPEQPKAVRSWVPPKPENPGNSL comes from the coding sequence GTGGAAAAGATCTATCTGCGCACCGGGTACACAGATATGAGAAAACAGCTGGACGGTCTGGTGGATATCATCCAGTACAGCTTTCAGCTTGACCCTTACAGCAATTCCCTGTTCCTTTTCTGCGGGAAACGGGCGGACCGGATCAAGGCAGTCCATTATGAAGGGGACGGCTTCTGCCTGTTCTATAAGCGCTACGAAAACGGCCGCCTCCAATGGCCGCGGACGGGCGAAGAAGCCAGACAGATCTCCCACCAGCAGCTCCGCTGGCTGCTGGAGGGCCTGAACCCGGAGCAGCCAAAAGCGGTCCGCAGCTGGGTTCCCCCGAAGCCTGAAAACCCCGGGAATTCCTTATAA
- the tnpA gene encoding IS66 family insertion sequence element accessory protein TnpA has protein sequence MDISALTPDKQVKLQYWLDVIRQCRASGLTNQAWCEQHHISLKSYYYWIAKIRKLALEELPRKSHGCRPVMEQTALIPDAAPEFTEVSLHGRQDPCAAPAAVLRAGTVTVDLFEDTPRELLETILKAVRSC, from the coding sequence ATGGACATTTCCGCTTTAACTCCGGATAAACAGGTAAAACTTCAGTACTGGCTGGACGTGATCCGGCAATGCAGAGCCTCCGGTCTAACAAACCAGGCATGGTGCGAACAACATCATATCTCCCTAAAAAGCTATTACTACTGGATCGCAAAGATCCGGAAACTGGCGCTTGAAGAACTGCCCCGAAAGAGTCATGGATGCAGGCCGGTCATGGAGCAGACTGCGTTGATTCCGGATGCGGCTCCGGAATTTACGGAGGTATCCCTTCACGGCAGGCAGGATCCCTGTGCCGCTCCTGCAGCAGTACTCCGTGCCGGTACGGTGACTGTTGACCTCTTTGAAGATACGCCCCGCGAGTTGCTGGAGACCATTCTGAAAGCGGTGAGATCATGTTAG
- a CDS encoding IS91 family transposase, whose product MNTDCTIQDVFNRFYPSYASSHDVSPAKRKAAYHIMNCKTGAFGVNVSVCEDCGCISIHYNSCRDRCCPMCQEFPKEKWVDARREDLLDAPYFHMVFTVPENLNPVIYSNQKLLYTALYHAASDTLRELAADPKYLGADIGYICILHTWGSAMNFHPHIHAIVLGGGLDAGNHWKGSGEDFFLPVRVVSRLFRGKYLAELKQLWKDGKLEFHGTAEPYRNHYALQELLDTCYKKEWIPYCKKPFHGAESVIRYLGRYTHRIAISNYRIKCMTDSMVTFTAKDYKNQGQWEEITVSGEEFIRRFLMHVPPKRFVRIRHYGLLSSRNKNKKITLCRNLLGCRKYIARLKDLDAPAMIRLLYNKDICRCSSCGGRIIPLPAGQPCTMPEPHLLC is encoded by the coding sequence ATGAACACTGACTGCACAATCCAGGATGTTTTTAACCGTTTTTATCCTTCCTATGCATCTTCCCATGATGTTTCCCCTGCCAAGAGAAAGGCGGCTTACCACATCATGAACTGCAAGACCGGTGCTTTTGGCGTAAATGTGAGCGTCTGTGAGGATTGCGGCTGTATTTCCATCCACTATAATTCCTGCCGTGACAGATGCTGCCCTATGTGTCAGGAATTCCCGAAAGAAAAATGGGTTGACGCGCGCAGGGAGGATCTGCTGGACGCGCCATACTTCCATATGGTATTCACTGTGCCGGAAAATCTGAACCCTGTTATCTACAGCAATCAGAAACTTTTATATACAGCGCTTTACCATGCCGCGTCCGATACCCTGCGTGAACTTGCGGCTGACCCGAAATACCTTGGCGCTGACATCGGCTATATCTGCATTCTGCATACCTGGGGGAGCGCCATGAACTTCCATCCCCATATCCATGCCATTGTTCTGGGAGGCGGGCTGGATGCAGGAAATCACTGGAAAGGCAGCGGGGAGGACTTCTTCCTTCCGGTCAGGGTGGTCTCCCGGCTGTTCCGCGGAAAATATCTTGCTGAACTGAAACAGCTATGGAAAGATGGAAAACTCGAATTCCACGGTACGGCAGAGCCTTACAGGAACCATTATGCCTTACAGGAATTATTGGATACCTGTTACAAAAAAGAATGGATACCCTACTGTAAGAAGCCGTTCCATGGCGCGGAATCCGTCATCAGGTACCTTGGAAGGTACACACACCGGATTGCCATCAGCAATTATCGTATCAAATGCATGACGGATTCTATGGTCACATTTACTGCAAAAGATTATAAAAACCAGGGCCAGTGGGAGGAGATTACGGTTTCCGGTGAGGAGTTTATCCGCAGATTTCTGATGCATGTCCCGCCGAAGCGTTTTGTCCGGATACGCCACTATGGCCTGCTGTCATCCCGGAACAAGAATAAGAAGATCACCTTGTGCCGGAATCTCCTCGGCTGTAGAAAGTATATCGCAAGGCTGAAAGATCTGGATGCCCCTGCCATGATCCGGCTGCTTTACAATAAGGATATCTGCAGGTGTTCTTCCTGCGGCGGAAGGATCATTCCTTTACCGGCAGGGCAGCCTTGTACAATGCCAGAACCGCATCTTCTATGTTAA
- a CDS encoding tetratricopeptide repeat protein has protein sequence MQTKGQLSKYQSCFFVCTTFDSFLNDLLIIGPSDTTKYFKYIKHAIERFNTGVGKEKRITIIVQSLDELIFAESGGEPDTLARNQITGKFDMVTAVFWKCYDYLAIAPYLSTVEVVKLALKSSKQVFTYFLDKEVSVSEYNPEDLKKIIDFQKQYREIGGISKRVKDEHELEEEFLTDLQRFFTKFDGSRESISQSNIMNNESLFSQKGLYFLPYGCIGRDAKMQELERLFTECAQPVVIKGVAGVGKTAFCSYYYHLHNVDDHKFSMPFINLENCVSKADFIHSVCEALQIKEAFMNLNNILEQIHSAERHYDAFFFDNWEDFQCKTLGSEEFQCVYKFVNTLAYNGYNVLVSSQAKTPSGWREIRMDVLEPDDGRKLFTELLKGRGKYINQMSARERGAFETLLVCMENHPLTMVLTASLIEEPNDTIERIKNKWSEVCDQSESKRHQSMEVALKMSYDAVSMTPGAVTLWGLIAELSVDFPFYFIDALKQIFSKTAWDNARSALANRSLVQFSENASSLHMLMPVKAQWEHLAGKKEKKKCFALWARLIEHVAMQSDTSEHTQDPELSNSIRGIVLDCMRNFMMITELLIQDGQIKAAEKCINAMQDYYESLSDSAFEFLDNLPLDKFSLVTKGMVIKCKGDICRLGRKEEPDIADGYYQEALACFEESGEDVWRAQVMNVIGKNMFWSFHDASTAVDWLKKSEKLSRDVSYSRGIAEAKKDQAIILTEEYNQCDEADRCLDEAYSLYKELGDYRGMAHTLKRQGVIMWRSGDVHGAVVKYEEALGFYERAHYIQGQGDTLSRICTGYIELGEMVKLQEAIASSEKLMDKIPYQMTKSELADSIKKGRNWLLGWELNQDNEESGTFSTS, from the coding sequence ATGCAAACGAAAGGGCAGTTATCGAAATATCAAAGCTGCTTTTTCGTTTGCACCACCTTCGATTCTTTCCTTAACGATTTGTTGATTATAGGTCCGTCTGATACAACAAAATATTTTAAGTACATAAAGCATGCGATTGAACGTTTTAATACGGGTGTTGGAAAAGAAAAAAGAATTACAATAATAGTACAAAGTCTTGATGAGCTAATCTTTGCTGAATCAGGTGGGGAACCTGACACTCTGGCTCGGAATCAGATTACTGGGAAGTTTGATATGGTGACAGCTGTTTTTTGGAAATGTTATGATTATTTGGCAATTGCGCCATATTTAAGTACCGTCGAAGTGGTTAAGCTGGCATTAAAATCGAGCAAGCAGGTATTTACATATTTTCTTGATAAAGAAGTATCTGTGTCAGAATATAATCCGGAAGACTTAAAAAAAATAATAGATTTTCAGAAACAATATCGTGAAATAGGGGGGATTTCTAAAAGAGTAAAGGATGAACATGAACTTGAAGAAGAATTTTTGACTGATTTACAGCGATTTTTTACTAAATTTGATGGGAGTCGAGAGAGCATTTCGCAGTCAAATATTATGAATAATGAATCACTGTTTTCACAGAAGGGTTTGTATTTTCTCCCATATGGGTGTATTGGGCGGGATGCTAAGATGCAAGAGCTTGAAAGGCTTTTTACTGAATGTGCGCAGCCAGTTGTTATAAAAGGTGTGGCCGGTGTTGGCAAGACTGCGTTTTGCAGTTATTATTATCACTTGCATAATGTAGACGATCATAAATTTTCGATGCCTTTTATAAATTTAGAAAACTGCGTGTCAAAAGCTGATTTTATACATTCTGTCTGCGAGGCATTACAAATCAAAGAGGCATTTATGAATCTAAATAATATCCTGGAGCAAATACATAGTGCGGAGAGGCACTACGATGCGTTCTTTTTCGATAACTGGGAGGATTTTCAGTGCAAAACTCTGGGCAGTGAAGAATTTCAGTGTGTTTATAAATTCGTTAATACACTTGCATATAATGGATATAATGTTTTGGTTTCAAGCCAGGCAAAAACACCGTCTGGATGGCGTGAGATCAGAATGGACGTTTTGGAACCAGATGATGGGAGAAAGTTGTTTACAGAGTTGTTGAAAGGGAGAGGAAAGTACATAAATCAGATGTCTGCGAGAGAAAGGGGTGCGTTTGAAACTTTGCTGGTGTGTATGGAAAACCATCCACTGACAATGGTGCTGACAGCTTCTCTAATTGAAGAACCAAATGATACAATAGAACGAATTAAGAATAAATGGAGTGAGGTGTGTGATCAATCAGAATCCAAAAGGCATCAATCAATGGAAGTTGCATTAAAAATGTCATATGATGCGGTTTCAATGACTCCAGGTGCGGTAACTCTATGGGGGTTGATTGCGGAATTGAGTGTGGATTTTCCATTTTATTTTATCGATGCTCTGAAGCAGATATTTTCGAAAACTGCATGGGATAACGCGCGAAGTGCGCTTGCAAACAGAAGTCTTGTCCAATTTTCTGAAAATGCATCAAGTTTACATATGTTGATGCCTGTGAAAGCCCAATGGGAACATTTGGCCGGGAAAAAGGAAAAAAAGAAATGCTTTGCATTGTGGGCAAGACTAATCGAACATGTAGCAATGCAATCAGATACATCCGAGCATACGCAAGATCCCGAATTAAGTAATTCCATCAGAGGTATTGTACTTGATTGTATGCGAAACTTTATGATGATCACAGAATTACTTATCCAAGATGGTCAGATTAAAGCTGCGGAGAAATGTATCAATGCTATGCAGGATTATTATGAATCACTGTCAGATAGCGCTTTTGAATTTCTTGATAACTTGCCTCTGGATAAATTTTCGTTGGTCACAAAAGGAATGGTAATTAAATGTAAGGGAGACATTTGCAGACTAGGTAGAAAAGAGGAGCCAGATATTGCGGATGGATATTACCAAGAGGCGCTTGCTTGTTTTGAGGAAAGTGGAGAGGATGTATGGCGTGCACAGGTCATGAATGTGATTGGAAAAAATATGTTCTGGAGTTTCCATGATGCGTCAACAGCTGTAGACTGGCTAAAAAAATCCGAAAAATTATCTCGTGATGTGTCGTATAGCCGAGGAATTGCTGAGGCGAAAAAGGATCAGGCGATTATATTAACGGAAGAATACAACCAATGTGATGAAGCTGATAGATGTTTGGATGAAGCTTATTCCTTGTACAAAGAGTTGGGGGATTACCGGGGAATGGCCCATACTTTGAAAAGACAGGGCGTTATTATGTGGAGGTCAGGAGATGTTCATGGCGCTGTAGTAAAATATGAAGAAGCGCTGGGATTTTATGAACGTGCACATTATATTCAGGGACAGGGAGATACTTTATCGCGTATATGCACCGGATATATTGAGCTAGGAGAAATGGTTAAGCTGCAGGAAGCCATTGCATCCAGTGAAAAACTTATGGATAAGATCCCATATCAGATGACTAAAAGCGAATTAGCAGACAGTATCAAAAAAGGTAGAAACTGGCTGCTTGGATGGGAGTTGAATCAGGATAATGAAGAAAGTGGAACTTTTAGCACCAGTTAA
- a CDS encoding peptidase U32 family protein has protein sequence MKKVELLAPVKDSECLRAVIENGTDSVYMGYQQFNARMFGKNFNESELREHIKYAHKNNVKVYLTLNTLIWEDEMRLALQMAIQAVKDRIDGILVQDIGLAAEIQKNISNANLHASTQMSVSNHYGVQVLHEMGFRRVVLARELNYKEITAIKQVCLDGHDMNQMEIEAFIHGGLCIAYSGQCFSSSYCFGSSANRGKCLMTCWKGYELKLGEKVLERGSLLRPRDLEGLYGLKYLMEGGIDCLKIQGRLRNSDYIGEIVNVYRHAIDDVFENRENENREKIYNKRLWDVSPRGLTGGNLLPESDKNLIMDAGVDILIDKGKKMDSRKVSGTPQNKKTAVFLRDITFGKDYSLLREDIDWIYIKYESFLQDELKNMIHELCGRYRICIYMPPMIYERNCEMVYARVDCIVKDYAIKGIVLSNVSDLMLIKRYGEKNLEYISGNHLHIYNHFTADRLMELGVGIGTYSLELPFNGCAALKENTNLPMQQIVFGHPDLMHMKYCLLSHSNECINCGRCSDKKYRNIELKGEAEFLVKFDKLQTETVLYSKKTYSADTTRVIGDSLRVDFLNESVTEMNAIIGDIKCGCFYTGGEYTNEILKGE, from the coding sequence ATGAAGAAAGTGGAACTTTTAGCACCAGTTAAGGATAGCGAGTGCCTGCGGGCAGTTATTGAAAATGGGACTGACAGCGTTTACATGGGGTATCAACAGTTTAATGCCCGCATGTTTGGTAAAAATTTTAATGAATCGGAACTTCGAGAGCATATTAAATATGCACATAAAAACAATGTCAAAGTATATCTTACATTAAATACATTGATTTGGGAAGATGAAATGCGTCTGGCGTTACAGATGGCGATTCAGGCGGTAAAAGACCGTATAGATGGGATTTTAGTACAGGACATAGGACTGGCTGCGGAGATTCAGAAAAACATTTCCAATGCTAATTTGCATGCCAGTACGCAAATGTCCGTGTCCAACCATTATGGCGTCCAAGTATTACATGAAATGGGATTTCGAAGGGTAGTCTTGGCTCGTGAATTAAATTATAAGGAGATTACTGCAATTAAGCAAGTGTGTCTTGACGGTCATGATATGAACCAGATGGAAATAGAAGCGTTTATACACGGAGGACTTTGCATTGCTTATTCCGGACAGTGCTTTTCCTCATCCTATTGTTTTGGCTCATCTGCGAACAGAGGCAAGTGTCTGATGACCTGTTGGAAAGGATACGAACTTAAATTGGGTGAGAAAGTCTTAGAAAGAGGAAGTTTGCTAAGACCACGAGATTTGGAGGGGCTGTATGGACTAAAGTATCTCATGGAAGGTGGCATTGACTGCCTTAAGATTCAAGGAAGACTCCGAAACAGCGATTATATCGGTGAAATAGTAAACGTTTATCGACACGCCATTGATGATGTTTTTGAAAACCGTGAAAATGAAAACAGGGAAAAAATTTATAACAAGCGATTATGGGACGTCAGTCCAAGAGGCTTGACAGGAGGGAATTTATTGCCGGAATCTGACAAAAATCTAATTATGGATGCTGGTGTTGATATTTTGATTGATAAAGGCAAAAAAATGGACAGCAGAAAGGTTTCTGGCACACCACAAAATAAAAAAACAGCTGTTTTTCTGAGAGATATTACATTTGGTAAGGACTATTCTCTGCTCCGGGAGGATATCGATTGGATATATATAAAATATGAAAGCTTTTTGCAAGATGAATTGAAAAATATGATTCATGAATTGTGCGGACGGTATCGTATCTGCATTTATATGCCACCAATGATTTATGAAAGAAACTGTGAAATGGTATACGCTAGAGTGGATTGCATTGTGAAAGATTATGCCATAAAGGGCATTGTTTTATCAAATGTGAGCGATCTTATGCTGATAAAAAGATATGGGGAAAAGAACTTAGAGTATATATCCGGGAATCACCTGCATATTTATAATCATTTTACTGCAGATAGGTTGATGGAGTTGGGTGTCGGTATAGGTACATATTCATTGGAGTTGCCATTTAATGGTTGTGCTGCTTTGAAAGAGAATACAAACCTCCCCATGCAACAGATTGTCTTTGGACACCCAGATTTGATGCATATGAAGTATTGTCTGCTTTCTCATAGTAATGAATGCATTAATTGTGGTCGATGTAGTGATAAGAAATATAGAAATATAGAATTAAAGGGAGAGGCTGAATTTCTTGTGAAATTTGATAAACTTCAAACTGAAACTGTACTATACAGTAAAAAAACTTATTCTGCAGATACAACTCGTGTTATAGGAGATTCCTTGCGAGTTGATTTTTTGAATGAATCAGTTACAGAGATGAATGCGATTATAGGCGATATCAAATGTGGCTGTTTTTATACAGGCGGAGAATACACAAATGAAATTCTAAAAGGAGAATAA